From a single Azospirillaceae bacterium genomic region:
- a CDS encoding DUF1810 family protein translates to MTTVDLRRFVDAQNPQLDEVVHELTTGHKRSHWMWYFFPPLAALP, encoded by the coding sequence ATGACCACCGTTGACCTGCGACGCTTCGTGGACGCCCAGAATCCCCAGCTGGACGAGGTGGTGCACGAACTGACCACCGGGCACAAGCGCAGCCACTGGATGTGGTATTTCTTTCCCCCACTTGCGGCCTTGCCCTAG